In a single window of the Arachis hypogaea cultivar Tifrunner chromosome 6, arahy.Tifrunner.gnm2.J5K5, whole genome shotgun sequence genome:
- the LOC112755687 gene encoding uncharacterized protein isoform X1 encodes MAKKKNPHVYMDVSIDGDPVERMVFELFYDIAPKTAENFRALCTGEKGVSPNTGKSLHYKGSFFHYILKGSIVRGGDFVNRNGTGGESIYGSKFPDESPRLKHDSSGLLSMAIADRETLGSHFIITLKADHHLDRKHVVFGKLVHGHNVLKKIEDTGDEEGHPTVTVKIINCGEFNDDGKKINKSEANSQEMQRKGKHKKSSRDRRKRRKYDSSDSESSDSDMESSESDSDSESDGSSSSYISSSSDDRRRKRKRSSRKDKHRRGKRRDKRRDKRRRKRDKKSKRRSKRDSGSLTDSDSGTKSGNSPDCRSQADGKDLKHKDHAHKNAEDQSPLNVENELPLAHRKKREELDMPEEEFPKENGARRSNGIGTNHRSDRSEERQPDVVDDHPGKSRSRSMSPKRAVSKSMSISPRGGNRSPSPSPGRSLSRSPSRSRSPPAPSRRSLSRSPARSISRSPVRRTSRSPDRSIIRSPVRGRKGRSVSRSPMRTRNHRSISRSSGRIRDRSVSRSPVRARDRRSISRSPVRARDRGSVSRSPVRSHSRSHRSRSSPRPPPRRTISRSPVRVSRKSISRSPVRSSARSLSRSSGRVPLRSISRSPVRAPSRSDRRSYSRSRSPVRRTRTPRGRSISRSVSPDASPKRIRRGRGFSERYSYARRYRTPSRSPVRSYRYNGRSDRDRYTSYRRYSPRRYRSPPPRARSPPRYRGRRSRTPLSRSPRYRSRRYSRSRSPVRSRSPVEPYRARVSPRVERRMSSSRSRSPSRSRSSVESQSPRKASGVNRSRSSSGSPNGKKGLVSYEDGSPDSSPR; translated from the exons ATGGCAAAGAAGAAGAATCCCCACGTGTATATGGATGTTTCTATAGACGGAGATCCAGTTGAGAGGATGGTTTTTGAG CTCTTCTATGACATTGCTCCAAAGACTGCAGAAAATTTTCGTGCACTGTGTACAG GAGAAAAAGGAGTTAGCCCAAATACTGGGAAATCACTACACTACAAGGGTTCTTTCTTCCATTACATTCTGAAAGGTTCTATTGTGCGG GGTGGCGATTTTGTCAATCGAAACG GGACTGGTGGGGAAAGCATATATGGTTCAAAGTTTCCAG ATGAGTCGCCTAGGCTGAAGCATGATTCTTCAGGCCTTTTATCAATGGCAATTGCTGATCGCGAAACACTGGGTTCTCATTTTATCATCACTTTAAAAGCGGATCACCATCTTGATAG AAAGCATGTAGTCTTTGGCAAGCTTGTCCACGGGCATAATGTGTTGAAGAAAATTGAAGACACAGGTGATGAAGAAGGGCATCCAACTGTGAccgttaaaataattaattgtggTGAATTCAATGACG ATGGAAAGAAGATAAATAAATCTGAAGCCAATAGTCAAGAAATGCAGCGTAAGGGAAAGCACAAAAAATCTTCAAGAGAccgaagaaaaaggagaaaatacGACTCATCAGATTCTGAGAGTTCTGATTCGGACATGGAATCTTCGGAAAGTGATAGTGATTCTGAGTCGgatggttcttcatcatcttatATAAGTTCCTCTAGTGATGACAGGCGAAGGAAGAGAAAGAGGTCTTCGAGGAAGGATAAACATAGACGTGGAAAGCGAAGAGATAAACGCCGAGATAAGAGGCGCAGGAAGCGTGACAAGAAGTCAAAACGTAGATCAAAACG GGATTCTGGTAGTCTAACTGATTCGGATAGTGGAACTAAGAGTGGCAATAGCCCTGATTGCAGAAGTCAAGCTGATGGGAAAGATCTGAAGCATAAAGATCATGCGCATAaaaatg CTGAAGATCAGTCTCCATTAAATGTGGAGAATGAATTGCCTCTTGCACATCGGAAAAAGCGGGAGGAACTGGATATGCCAGAGGAAGAATTTCCGAAGGAGAATGGAGCACGGCGCAGCAATGGCATAGGAACCAACCATCGATCTGACAGAAGTGAAGAAAGGCAGCCTGATGTGGTTGATGATCATCCAGGGAAATCTAG GAGTCGAAGCATGAGTCCTAAGCGAGCTGTGAGTAAGAGTATGAGTATTAGTCCCAGGGGTGGAAACAGAAGCCCAAGCCCAAGTCCAGGCAGGAGTTTGAGCAGAAGTCCAAGTCGTAGTAGAAGCCCTCCTGCTCCATCAAGGCGGAGTTTGAGCAGGAGTCCTGCTAGAAGCATAAGCAGAAGTCCTGTTAGAAGGACAAGCAGAAGTCCAGACCGAAGCATCATTAGAAGCCCAGTGAGGGGTAGGAAGGGGAGAAGTGTCAGCAGAAGCCCCATGAGAACTCGCAATCATAGAAGTATCAGTAGAAGCTCTGGGAGAATCCGTGATCGCAGTGTGAGTAGAAGTCCTGTGAGAGCCCGTGATCGCAGAAGTATCAGTAGAAGCCCTGTGAGAGCTCGTGATCGTGGAAGTGTCAGCCGAAGCCCTGTGAGATCCCATTCTCGCAGTCATCGGAGCAGAAGTTCTCCCAGACCACCACCAAGAAGAACAATCAGTAGGAGCCCTGTGCGAGTGTCAAGAAAGAGCATAAGCCGAAGTCCAGTTAGGTCCTCTGCCAGAAGCTTGAGTAGAAGCTCTGGGAGGGTTCCTTTGAGAAGCATTAGTAGAAGCCCTGTCAGAGCCCCAAGTAGAAGTGATCGCCGCAGCTATTCTAGGAGTCGCAGCCCTGTCCGTAGGACAAGGACACCTCGTGGTAGGAGCATTTCGAGAAGCGTCTCACCTGATGCTTCACCAAAGCGTATCAGAAGGGGAAGAGGTTTTAGTGAACGATATTCTTATGCCAGAAGGTATAGAACCCCTTCTCGTTCTCCTGTGAGGTCATACCGCTACAATGGAAGAAGTGACCGTGACAG ATACACAAGTTATAGGAGGTATTCCCCCAGGCGATACAGGAGCCCACCACCACGTGCAAGATCTCCTCCAAG ATACCGAGGCAGGAGGAGCAGGACACCTTTATCACGCAGCCCTCGTTATCGCAGTCGACGATATAGCAGAAGCCGTAGCCCTGTTCGCAGCCGTTCACCAGTTGAACCATATCGAGCTCGTGTCTCTCCTCGTGTGGAGAGGCGCATGTCCTCATCTCGGAGCAGGAGTCCGTCACGATCGAGGTCTTCTGTAGAATCACAATCTCCACGAAAAGCAAGCGGAGTAAACAGGTCAAGGTCGTCATCCGGAAGCCCAAATGGAAAGAAAGGCCTAGTCTCGTATGAAGATGGTTCTCCTGACTCAAGCCCGAGGTAA
- the LOC112755687 gene encoding uncharacterized protein isoform X2: MAIADRETLGSHFIITLKADHHLDRKHVVFGKLVHGHNVLKKIEDTGDEEGHPTVTVKIINCGEFNDDGKKINKSEANSQEMQRKGKHKKSSRDRRKRRKYDSSDSESSDSDMESSESDSDSESDGSSSSYISSSSDDRRRKRKRSSRKDKHRRGKRRDKRRDKRRRKRDKKSKRRSKRDSGSLTDSDSGTKSGNSPDCRSQADGKDLKHKDHAHKNAEDQSPLNVENELPLAHRKKREELDMPEEEFPKENGARRSNGIGTNHRSDRSEERQPDVVDDHPGKSRSRSMSPKRAVSKSMSISPRGGNRSPSPSPGRSLSRSPSRSRSPPAPSRRSLSRSPARSISRSPVRRTSRSPDRSIIRSPVRGRKGRSVSRSPMRTRNHRSISRSSGRIRDRSVSRSPVRARDRRSISRSPVRARDRGSVSRSPVRSHSRSHRSRSSPRPPPRRTISRSPVRVSRKSISRSPVRSSARSLSRSSGRVPLRSISRSPVRAPSRSDRRSYSRSRSPVRRTRTPRGRSISRSVSPDASPKRIRRGRGFSERYSYARRYRTPSRSPVRSYRYNGRSDRDRYTSYRRYSPRRYRSPPPRARSPPRYRGRRSRTPLSRSPRYRSRRYSRSRSPVRSRSPVEPYRARVSPRVERRMSSSRSRSPSRSRSSVESQSPRKASGVNRSRSSSGSPNGKKGLVSYEDGSPDSSPR; encoded by the exons ATGGCAATTGCTGATCGCGAAACACTGGGTTCTCATTTTATCATCACTTTAAAAGCGGATCACCATCTTGATAG AAAGCATGTAGTCTTTGGCAAGCTTGTCCACGGGCATAATGTGTTGAAGAAAATTGAAGACACAGGTGATGAAGAAGGGCATCCAACTGTGAccgttaaaataattaattgtggTGAATTCAATGACG ATGGAAAGAAGATAAATAAATCTGAAGCCAATAGTCAAGAAATGCAGCGTAAGGGAAAGCACAAAAAATCTTCAAGAGAccgaagaaaaaggagaaaatacGACTCATCAGATTCTGAGAGTTCTGATTCGGACATGGAATCTTCGGAAAGTGATAGTGATTCTGAGTCGgatggttcttcatcatcttatATAAGTTCCTCTAGTGATGACAGGCGAAGGAAGAGAAAGAGGTCTTCGAGGAAGGATAAACATAGACGTGGAAAGCGAAGAGATAAACGCCGAGATAAGAGGCGCAGGAAGCGTGACAAGAAGTCAAAACGTAGATCAAAACG GGATTCTGGTAGTCTAACTGATTCGGATAGTGGAACTAAGAGTGGCAATAGCCCTGATTGCAGAAGTCAAGCTGATGGGAAAGATCTGAAGCATAAAGATCATGCGCATAaaaatg CTGAAGATCAGTCTCCATTAAATGTGGAGAATGAATTGCCTCTTGCACATCGGAAAAAGCGGGAGGAACTGGATATGCCAGAGGAAGAATTTCCGAAGGAGAATGGAGCACGGCGCAGCAATGGCATAGGAACCAACCATCGATCTGACAGAAGTGAAGAAAGGCAGCCTGATGTGGTTGATGATCATCCAGGGAAATCTAG GAGTCGAAGCATGAGTCCTAAGCGAGCTGTGAGTAAGAGTATGAGTATTAGTCCCAGGGGTGGAAACAGAAGCCCAAGCCCAAGTCCAGGCAGGAGTTTGAGCAGAAGTCCAAGTCGTAGTAGAAGCCCTCCTGCTCCATCAAGGCGGAGTTTGAGCAGGAGTCCTGCTAGAAGCATAAGCAGAAGTCCTGTTAGAAGGACAAGCAGAAGTCCAGACCGAAGCATCATTAGAAGCCCAGTGAGGGGTAGGAAGGGGAGAAGTGTCAGCAGAAGCCCCATGAGAACTCGCAATCATAGAAGTATCAGTAGAAGCTCTGGGAGAATCCGTGATCGCAGTGTGAGTAGAAGTCCTGTGAGAGCCCGTGATCGCAGAAGTATCAGTAGAAGCCCTGTGAGAGCTCGTGATCGTGGAAGTGTCAGCCGAAGCCCTGTGAGATCCCATTCTCGCAGTCATCGGAGCAGAAGTTCTCCCAGACCACCACCAAGAAGAACAATCAGTAGGAGCCCTGTGCGAGTGTCAAGAAAGAGCATAAGCCGAAGTCCAGTTAGGTCCTCTGCCAGAAGCTTGAGTAGAAGCTCTGGGAGGGTTCCTTTGAGAAGCATTAGTAGAAGCCCTGTCAGAGCCCCAAGTAGAAGTGATCGCCGCAGCTATTCTAGGAGTCGCAGCCCTGTCCGTAGGACAAGGACACCTCGTGGTAGGAGCATTTCGAGAAGCGTCTCACCTGATGCTTCACCAAAGCGTATCAGAAGGGGAAGAGGTTTTAGTGAACGATATTCTTATGCCAGAAGGTATAGAACCCCTTCTCGTTCTCCTGTGAGGTCATACCGCTACAATGGAAGAAGTGACCGTGACAG ATACACAAGTTATAGGAGGTATTCCCCCAGGCGATACAGGAGCCCACCACCACGTGCAAGATCTCCTCCAAG ATACCGAGGCAGGAGGAGCAGGACACCTTTATCACGCAGCCCTCGTTATCGCAGTCGACGATATAGCAGAAGCCGTAGCCCTGTTCGCAGCCGTTCACCAGTTGAACCATATCGAGCTCGTGTCTCTCCTCGTGTGGAGAGGCGCATGTCCTCATCTCGGAGCAGGAGTCCGTCACGATCGAGGTCTTCTGTAGAATCACAATCTCCACGAAAAGCAAGCGGAGTAAACAGGTCAAGGTCGTCATCCGGAAGCCCAAATGGAAAGAAAGGCCTAGTCTCGTATGAAGATGGTTCTCCTGACTCAAGCCCGAGGTAA
- the LOC112755688 gene encoding CRC domain-containing protein TSO1, protein MIMESPEPSKNNATSSASTINAVAINDSPQVQESPFFRFVNNLSPIKQPAKASHVAQGFVGLNSPPLVFTSPRISCHRETHLLERPSCAQSSSRSESQSDNRGKLIEAPGDSAKSTAELPPAGEFITETVKDFDVKNDATTQHCSPPPSVDKYLVDPVDIDQMYSVNPDEKQSNDTESSPSNLAQSKKSISEVDSKDDPCDKADKPLILLEKVDKAQTGPAYVEGHDQITGEKNDVLMALHKRMKDNNDCTSQLLPEQTLQDVKDWEDCDEMVSTSHVGAENVSQDASEVTLKHHGLRRRCLQFEEAASNALGSDKSCMKSNAAPIKIKMVKLSEPGTSSLFTQRCSGNSTVTCPKPSGIGLHLNSIVNAMPPGCAATTGIRSSDCLQGKKSALISINKVENMKGRLTSSNIDGQSLIDSGNESQANISSLPVDSFISGSHSPTEPVAICPESLHDKRKLSPTGDGYPEESKQPSPSKKKKRASSNNDDNGCKRCNCKKSKCLKLYCDCFAAGIYCADDCSCQSCLNRPEYENKVIETRKQIESRNPLAFLPKIVPQSTDRSSNNMEDAILMTPSSARHKRGCNCKRSMCQKKYCECYQAGVGCSSGCRCEGCKNVYGTKEDYVARDHVFNKERMGSRIENEPDGAFLNKLEMVASKSDLYDLPHVSPVTPSLQCSDQGKEAAKFGLHSGQHLPSSETNVDMLPSSANYNKSLENSQSVLANLETDEMLETASYDWQVDCSDVMDQSSPCDLVANILQDTPLSNPESMSSASLFTSSTKECGNIPLSQSQGRIRLISGSSLRWRGSPNTPRVRLGVKHLQSLDSESRLFDIMEDETPDVLKEGLTPTKSVKANSPNQKRVSPPHSRLRGLGSSSSGGFRTGRKFILKSVPSFPPLTPCVESKDNSSEDLGNNAK, encoded by the exons ATGATCATGGAATCTCCAGAACCTTCGAAGAACAATGCAACTTCTTCGGCCTCCACAATCAATGCCGTCGCCATCAATGACTCCCCTCAAGTTCAA GAATCACCCTTTTTCAGGTTTGTAAACAACTTATCTCCTATAAAGCAACCTGCCAAGGCTTCTCATGTGGCACAAGGCTTCGTTGGACTCAATTCTCCGCCTCTTGTATTCACATCACCGCGTATTAGTTGTCACCGTGAAACACACTTATTGGAAAG ACCTTCATGTGCTCAGTCATCAAGTCGATCAGAATCTCAAAGTGAcaatagaggcaagttaattgaagCTCCTGGTGATTCTGCGAAATCAACTGCTGAACTGCCACCTGCAGGGGAGTTTATAACTGAAACTGTGAAGGATTTTGATGTAAAAAATGATGCAACTACTCAACACTGCAGTCCGCCGCCATCTGTTGATAAATATCTGGTTGATCCTGTGGATATTGATCAAATGTACTCTGTCAACCCAGATGAGAAACAATCTAACGATACTGAATCATCTCCGAGTAACTTAGCTCAATCAAAGAAAAGCATATCAGAAGTTGACAGCAAAGATGATCCTTGTGATAAAGCAGATAAACCTTTGATTTTGTTAGAGAAAGTTGATAAGGCTCAAACAGGGCCAGCATATGTTGAAGGGCATGATCAAATAACAGGGGAGAAAAATGATGTTTTAATGGCTTTGCACAAGCGCATGAAG GATAATAATGACTGTACATCTCAGTTGCTTCCCGAACAGACTCTGCAGGATGTTAAAGATTGGGAAGATTGTGATGAGATGGTGTCAACCTCACATGTAGGTGCTGAGAACGTGTCACAAGATGCTTCTGAG GTTACTCTAAAGCATCATGGCCTTCGTAGACGGTGTCTACAATTTGAGGAGGCTGCATCTAATGCTCTTGGAAGTGATAAATCTTGTATGAAATCAAATGCAGCtccaatcaaaataaaaatggtCAAGCTGTCTGAACCTGGCACTTCTTCCTTGTTTACTCAAAGATGTAGTGGAAACTCAACTGTGACATGTCCCAAGCCATCAGGCATTGGATTGCATTTAAATAGCATTGTAAATGCTATGCCTCCTGGTTGTGCTGCAACTACAGGTATTAGATCATCAGATTGTTTACAAGGGAAGAAATCTGCATTGATTAGTATAAATAAAGTGGAGAACATGAAGGGACGCCTAACTTCATCAAATATAGATGGgcaatcattaattgatagtggAAATGAGAGCCAAGCCAACATTTCCTCACTACCCGTAGATTCTTTCATTTCTGGGTCTCATAGCCCTACAGAACCTGTTGCTATATGTCCTGAAAGTCTCCATGATAAGAGGAAACTAAGCCCTACAGGTGATGGATATCCTGAGGAATCCAAGCAACCTAGCCCGAGCAAGAAAAA GAAGAGAGCatcaagcaacaatgatgatAATGGCTGTAAAAGGTGCAACTGTAAAAAGAGTAAATGTTTGAAACT TTATTGTGATTGTTTTGCTGCTGGAATCTATTGCGCTGATGATTGTTCTTGCCAAAGCTGCTTGAATAGACCAGAGTATGAAAATAAAGTTATTGAAACAAGGAAACAAATTGAATCCCGTAATCCTCTTGCATTTCTTCCCAAGATTGTCCCTCAATCCACTGATCGTTCATCAAATAATATG GAGGATGCAATTCTGATGACACCTTCATCAGCTAGGCACAAAAGAGGTTGCAATTGCAAAAGGTCAATGTGTCAGAAAAAATATTGTGAATGTTATCAG gcTGGTGTCGGATGCTCTAGCGGATGCCGATGTGAGGGATGTAAGAATGTTTATGGCACAAAAGAAG ATTATGTTGCAAGGGATCATGTTTTCAATAAAGAAAGGATGGGCAGCaggattgaaaatgaaccagATGGTGCTTTTCTCAACAAACTGGAAATGGTGGCAAGCAAGTCAGATTTGTATGACCTGCCCCATGTCTCACCTGTAACACCATCATTGCAATGCTCTGA CCAAGGAAAGGAGGCTGCAAAATTCGGACTTCATTCTGGACAGCATCTACCCTCCTCTGAAACTAATGTTGATATGCTTCCCTCAAGTGCAAATTATAACAAGTCTCTGGAGAACTCGCAGAGTGTTCTTGCAAACCTGGAAACAGATGAGATGTTGGAAACTGCTTCCTATGATTGGCAAGTGGATTGCAGCGATGTAATGGATCAATCATCACCATGTGATTTGGTTGCTAACATACTTCAGGATACTCCCTTGTCAAATCCTGAATCAATGTCAAGTGCTTCACTGTTCACATCTAGTACAAAGGAGTGCGGAAACATTCCTCTATCCCAATCACAAGGACGCATTCGCCTAATATCCGGGAGCTCTCTTCGTTGGCGTGGTTCACCAAATACCCCAAGGGTTAGATTAGGTGTAAAACACCTTCAATCTCTTGATTCTGAAAGCAGACTCTTCGACATAATGGAAGATGAAACACCAGATGTATTGAAGGAAGGTTTAACACCCACCAAGTCTGTGAAAGCAAATTCCCCAAACCAGAAGCGAGTTTCTCCTCCCCATAGTCGTCTACGCGGACTTGGTTCAAGCTCCTCTGGAGGCTTCAGAACTGGCAGGAAATTTATACTGAAATCTGTTCCTTCCTTTCCCCCATTGACACCTTGTGTTGAATCCAAAGATAATAGCAGTGAAGATTTAGGTAACAATGCCAAGTAA